A window of the Lactuca sativa cultivar Salinas chromosome 5, Lsat_Salinas_v11, whole genome shotgun sequence genome harbors these coding sequences:
- the LOC111921009 gene encoding uncharacterized protein LOC111921009 encodes MATVCSRQLFLQLRGVVTPKLPFSSDLLVGSRFQLSESNKNRASRLILTREFSGGAVARASPANGNITPVGGDEEGVSLGTMKLPMNIDIDRFETLLFQWANSLCQGAQLPLPMPLKVDKIEGGVRLGFITIGDGVTEVPVYIDCLVIPANGGSTPVFRAIREGPMKDRSPPGEPRIMKSLLAALKKSVELASTL; translated from the exons ATGGCTACAGTATGTAGCAGGCAGCTCTTCCTGCAATTGAGAGGAGTCGTTACCCCGAAGCTTCCATTTTCTTCGGATCTGCTGGTTGGTTCTCGATTTCAGTTATCGGAAAGTAACAAAAATCGGGCCTCCAGACTGATTTTAACCCGTGAATTTTCCGGTGGTGCTGTTGCTCGAGCTTCTCCGGCGAACGGCAACATTACTCCGGTTGGAGGTGATGAAGAAGGAGTGTCTTTGGGGACGATGAAACTGCCTATGAATATTGATATCGACAGATTTGAAACCTTGCTCTTCCAG TGGGCGAACAGTTTGTGCCAAGGTGCCCAATTACCACTTCCTATGCCTCTAAAG GTGGACAAAATCGAAGGAGGGGTAAGGCTTGGGTTCATTACAATTGGCGATGGAGTGACTGAGGTCCCTGTGTACATAGACTGTCTGGTTATTCCAGCGAATGGTGGTTCAACTCCGGTTTTCAGAGCAATAAGAGAAGGGCCAATGAAAGACCGGTCGCCTCCAGGGGAGCCTAGAATCATGAAAAGCCTTCTTGCAGCACTTAAAAAGTCGGTGGAATTAGCATCTACactttaa
- the LOC111921010 gene encoding sorting nexin 1, which yields MITTQRSHTGGGGLQSPRSPSSQPPFLSVSVTDPAKMGNGVQAYISYKVITKTNFPDYQGPEKIVIRRYTDFVWLRDCLFKKYKGIFIPPLPEKSTVEKFRFSAEFIEMRRQALDSFVNRIALHHELQHSEDLQTFLQADEQTMERARSQDTGIFKRKPADLMQIFRDVQSKVSDVVLGKEKPVEETNPEYEKLKRYIFELEDHLAEAQKHAYRLVKRHRELGQSLSDFGKAIKLLGACEGDALGTAFSELGAKSEMLSIKLQREAHHLLMNFEEPLKDYVRAVQSIKGTIGERANAFRQQCELSETIKLKEIDLNKLRLTRSEKMLDAEHEYEELKADGEEATRRFETIVKLMNEEIIRFQDEKTQDMGLAFHEFAKGQARLANGIADAWRSLIPKLDALTLSSS from the exons ATGATCACAACG CAAAGAAGTCATACAGGAGGAGGGGGTTTACAGAGCCCTAGATCCCCATCTTCGCAACCACCGTTTCTGTCAGTATCTGTAACTGATCCTGCTAAAATGGGCAATGGAGTTCAAGCTTATATCTCCTATAAGGTCATCACCAAG ACTAACTTTCCAGACTATCAAGGCCCAGAAAAGATTGTTATTAGACGTTATACTGATTTTGTTTGGTTAAGAGATTGTCTCTTTAAGAAGTACAAAGGCATCTTCATTCCTCCACTTCCAGAAAAGAGCACTGTAG AGAAGTTCAGATTCAGTGCTGAATTCATAGAGATGAGGCGTCAAGCATTGGATTCCTTTGTCAATAGGATTGCATTACATCATGAACTTCAACACAGTGAGGACCTTCAAACCTTCTTGCAGGCTGATGAACAG ACAATGGAAAGAGCAAGGTCACAAGATACTGGAATCTTCAAGAGGAAGCCGGCTGATTTAATGCAGATATTCAGG GATGTTCAATCTAAAGTGAGTGATGTAGTTCTTGGGAAAGAAAAACCAGTTGAAGAAACAAATCCAGAGTATGAGAAATTAAAACGATATATATTTGAGCTTGAAGATCACTTAGCTGAAGCCCAGAAGCATGCATATCGTCTAGTAAAGAGACACAGAG AGTTGGGGCAATCTCTATCAGATTTTGGTAAGGCAATCAAACTCCTTGGTGCTTGTGAAGGTGATGCTCTTGGGACTGCTTTCTCTGAGCTTGGAGCAAAATCAGAGATGCTATCAATCAAACTGCAAAGAGAA GCCCACCATCTTTTAATGAATTTTGAAGAGCCATTGAAAGATTACGTTCGTGCAGTGCAATCCATCAAG GGGACCATAGGAGAGAGGGCTAATGCTTTCAGACAACAATGTGAATTGAGCGAGACAATAAAGCTAAAAGAAATTGATCT CAACAAATTGAGGCTAACTCGATCCGAAAAGATGTTGGATGCAGAGCATGAATACGAGGAG TTGAAAGCTGATGGAGAAGAAGCAACGAGAAGATTTGAGACAATAGTAAAGCTAATGAATGAAGAAATCATTCGTTTCCAAGATGAGAAAACACAAGACATGGGATTGGCTTTTCATGAATTTGCAAAAGGACAAGCGCGTTTAGCAAATGGTATTGCTGATGCTTGGCGAAGTCtcattccaaaacttgatgctCTCACTCTCTCTTCCTCATAA